The Nitrospira sp. genomic sequence GATCTTCACGAACTGATCAGACTTCTCGCGGAGCTTCTTGACGAGATCGTCGTAGCCGGACGTGCGGATGATCTTCTCAAACTGGCTGCGATAGTTCTTCACGAGGCTGATGCCGTCGACCACCACATCATAAATGCGCCAGTCGCCGGATTTGTTGAGCAGACGGTAGTCCAGGGGGATGTCCGCCTTGCCCGAGGAAACCCTGGTGCGAACCTCGGCGTAGTCCGCTTCCTTGCGCTCATTGAGATAGTGAACCTGCTCGCCTGAGTAGCCCTCGATCCGGTCAGCATAGGAATTCGTCAGCAGCTGCCTGAACAGATCCGCAAATTCTGTCCGTTGCTGTTCGTCCAGCTTGGCCCACTGCGCCCCCAGCGCCCGCTTTGCCATGTCCTCGTAGCTGAACCGCTCGCTGATAATCTTCTCCATCTGCCGGTGCCGTTCCGCCACCCGATCGGGCTTCTTCAGCGCCTCGTCGGACAGCACTTGAATCAGCGTGTCGATGCTGCGCTTGATGGCCTCCGTCGCTGTCTCACCCGACCAGACCGCCCCTGGCCACGCCAACGCGCATCCGATGATCATACTCACGATGAATCGCTTCATGGTCCGCCTTCCTTACGCTTACCCTTCTTAGGATTACTTCACCTTGCCATGCACGTACTGACTAACCAGTTCCTCCAGATCCAGCCCAGACTCCGTGTCACGGATCCGCCCGCCCGGCTTCAACTCGGACCCGCCGCCACCCAACGACAACGATACGAATTTCTCCCCGATGATCCCCCGTGTCTTGACCGACGCAATCGTATCGTCATAGAGCGTGATACCTTGGTTGACCGCGAAGGTCGCCACCGCGCGGTCCTGCTTGAGCCGAATCGACTGCACCCGCCCGACCTCCACACCGGCGATTTCAATCGTCGCGCCCGGCCGCAGACCGGACACCGTGTCGAATTCGGCTTCGATGTGGTAACGGTCCCCGCCGATCACCTCGAGCTTGCCGAGCTTGATCGACAGGTAGCCGAGGCACCCGATGCCGATTAGCACGAAGACACCGACCACCAGTTCGAGTTTGGCTTTTTCCATGTTTATCCTCAGACTCCGTCCGTTAACGTTTCGAGGGCACCGTCCCGCCGACGGTGATGAATTCTTGAATTGAGGCATTGTCGATGCGCTGGAACTCGGCCGAAGGGGCCATTGCGGCGATCCGCCCCTGCTCCAGCATCGCCACCCAATCGGAAATGCCAAAGATCTCCGGAATCTCATGGCTGACCATGATCGCCGTGAAGCCGAACATCCGGTGCATCGCCAGGATCAGCTCGTGAATCGTGTTCGCCATGAGCGGATCGAGCCCGGTGGTAGGCTCATCAAACAGGATGATTTCCGGCTCCATTACCAGCGCACGCGCTAAGCCCGCCCGTTTCTTCATGCCGCCGGAGAGTTCCGCTGGAAACTTGTGTCCCATGCCCGCCAGCCCCACCTGATCGAGCTTTTCTTCCACACGCCGCGCGACCTCCGGCTCCGGCGCCCGCAGCTTCTCGCGAAGCGGAAATGCCACGTTGTCGAAGACGCTCAACGAATCAAAGAGCGCGGCCCCCTGGAAGAGCATCGCGAAGCGCTTCCGCACATCATTGAGCGCCTTGCTATGCAGCCGGGAGATTTCCGTGCCTTCCACCCACACTTCGCCGCGATCCGGCTGCAGCAGGCCAATCATGTGCTTGAGCAGCACGCTCTTGCCCTCGCCGCTGCGGCCGATGATCGTCGTGAGCTTCCCCTTAGGAATCTCCAGCGTCACGCCGCGCAGCACGGGCTGTTTGCCGAACGTCTTGTGGACATTGACCAGCTTGATCATAAATCGCCCCCGGTCAGAGTGCGCCTGCGGGGTCCGACATTTTCTTTCCAAAACTCAACCGCACCCCTGGCCTCACCCGTCCTCACAAGAGCACCGACGTCAGGAAATAATCCCACACGAGAATCAACACCGAGGACAGCACCACCGCCCGCGTGGTCGCCGTACCCAGCCCCTCCGCGCTCATCTCCGTGTAATAGCCCTTGTAGCAGCAGACCCAGCTCAAGATGAGCCCGAAGCTGATCGATTTCCAGATGCCGCCGTAGACGTCCTTCCATTCCACCGCCGTCTCAACGGAATTCCAGTATACCCCCGCGTTGACACCAAGCAGATCCACGCCTACCACGTAACCACCGTAGATGCCGACGACGTCGAAGAGCGCCACTAACAGCGGCACGCCGATCAGGCTGGCCAGGATCTTGGGTGCGATCAGATACTGCAGCGGATTGACCGCCATCGTATCCAGCGCATCGATCTGCTCGGTGATACGCATGATGCCAATCTCGGCCGTCATGGCCGAGCCTGCCCGCGCCGTTACCATCAGCGCCGCCAGCACCGGCCCCAATTCACGGATGATACTCAATGCCACCGCCGTACCCAGTGCCGCATCCGAACCGTATTTTCTCAGCGTGTAATAACCCTGGAGCCCCAGCACCATGCCGGTGAACACCGCGGTCAGCACGATGACGAAGGTGGATTTGAAACCGATGAAATGCAGCTGCCTGACGGCCTGAAAAAACCGGAACGGCGGGCGCGTCATCCAGCCGAACGTCGAGAGCAGAAACAGAAGCATTCGCCCCATTTCCTGAATGATGGCAAGCCCCGTGGCGCCCAGTCGTTGAATCACCGTTGTCACATCAACCCTTCCCGCTCTCCGACAGCTCGTCAAGCCACCGGGAATAAAACAGGCTCATCGCCTCTGTCGCCGCGTGCATCTGCCTCCGCAACCGCCACAACCCCGCCAAGCACGATGGGTTGGCGACGCAGGCGACCACACCGGTGAGCCGGTCGGCCGGCCGTGTGAACAGATTTAAGTCCACCGGCAGGCTTTCGTCCCGCAGATCGGAGACGTGCCGCACGATCGCAAACGGAATCGCCAGCCCGGCCGCCCCCGCCCCCAGCATCGCGCTTTCCATGTCCACGGCGATGGCGCCCGTCCGTTCCGCCACTGCCTGCTTTTCCGCTGCATGCCACAAGATACGCAGCGACGTCACGAACGAGCCGATGTGCGTCGGCATTGCCATACGCGCCGCCGTTTGCTGCACCGACGTCACGGCTTCGCTCGAGCAGGTGTGACGCATGCGCTCGCACGCGGCGCGGTCGTCCGCTTCGATCCGGACATCCGTCCCGATCAGGAGCTCGCCGATCCGAGCCGGCGTCAGTGCCCCCGCCAAACCAGCCGAGACAACCAGCCCGATCTCATACTTCTGCAACACCGAATGGCAGGCGGCGGCCGCCTTGTCGAGCCCCACGCCGGTCTGCACCAGCACAATCTCCTGACGGCCCCGACGTCCCAGCCAACAGCGCGTGCCGTCATGGTCATTCCGCCGAACATCGTCCAGCACCCGCCTGATCGCGGCACACTCCCACCGCGTCGCTGTAAAAATTCCGACCTGCTTCATGCAGTGCACGGACGTTGGCGGGAGGCGGGCTCAGAGTCTAGGCCCAAACGTGCCCGCTGCGCGCACGGCCTGCCGCAATTCGTCCGCCCGCGTGGTCCCGCGCGCCCGAATATTCCGATACATCGACAGCGCCCACAACGGGAAATACTGGCAGTACCAGTGGTAGCGGAGATAGAACACTCGCGGGAAGCCGGTGCCCGTGTGCTGAATCTCCTTCCACGAGCCATCCTCCCGTTGATGGCGCAGCAGATAATTGATCCCGCGGACCACGCTGATGGAATCCGCCACGCCCGCCGACAGCATCGACAGGAGCGCCCAGGCCGTCTGCGACGGCGTGCTCTCGCCGCGGCCAGCCAGGCTCTGATCAGCATAGGAGAGGCATGACTCACCCCAGCCACCGTCGGGATTCTGCTTCAACTCCAGCCATTGCACGGCGCGGCGAACGTAGGGCGAGGACATGTCCTCGCCGATTCCCCGCAAACCGGCCAGCACCGACCAGGTGCCATAGATATAATTCACGCCCCAGCGCCCGTACCAGCTGCCGTCCGCCTCCTGTTTCTTCTTGATGAACGCCAGCGCCTTTTTTGCGGCCGGATGCGTGCGGTCATAGCCCAGCACGCCCAGCATTTCCAGGCAGCGCCCGGCCAAATCCTCCGTCGGCGGATCGAGCAGCGCTCGGTGGTCGGCAAAGGGGATGACGTTGAAGATCATGTGATTGTTGTCCACATCGTAGGCGCCCCAGCCGCCCTCGGCGCTCTGCATAGCGAGCACCCACCGGTAGCCGCGGCGGAGGGACTCCACCTGCGCCTCCCGGTTGGTCATCTTGAGCTTGGCCAACGCCATGATCACGACGGCCGAGTCGTCCACGTCCGGAAAGCGTTCGTTCTCGAACTGAAAATACCAGCCGCCAGGCTCGGCGTCCGGAGCGGAGGATTCCTTCCAGTCGCCGTCCGTCGTCGTCTGCTTGGAGATCATCCATTCGCCGGCTTTGAGTAGCGCGGGATGGGTCTGCGGTAGCCCCGATTCGATCAGCGCGTTCACAGACAGCGACGTGTCCCAGATCGGTGAGAAGCAGGGCTGCAGATGCAGCGTCTCGATCTGCACCTTTCCTTCACGAACCGTTTCATAGACTTCGAGATCCTCGATTTCATTAAGCGCCTTGGCTAGTAGCGGATGGTCCGCGCTGTAGCCCAGACAATGCAGCGCCATGGCGGAATTCGCCATGGCCGGATAGATGGCGCCGAGCCCCCCGCTGCCGCGCATGTGGTCCAGCATCCAGACGATCGCCTTCTGGACCGCTGTCTCACGGAACGCCTGGTAGCGCAGCCGCTCGTAGAACTTGAGCACCTTGTCGAGCGAGATAAAGAAATTCTTCCACGTGAACCAGGCCGCGTCCTTCCGGAACGGTGGCACGCGGTCATAGCACACCTTTTCGCGCGGGATAGCGTAGAGCTCCGCAATGCCCTGTTCCTCAGGAATCCGGCAGACCGGCCGGTGCGCAAAGATCACCAGCAGGGGGATCAGCACCACCCGCGTCCAGTAGGACACTTGGTAGAGGCTAAAATAAAACTTTTTGGGCAGCAGCATGATCTCGGGCGGCATACTGGGGACACCACGCCAATCATACTGATCGAACAGTGCCAGAGTGATCTTGGTGAAGACGTTGGCTTCCGTCACCCCACCCTTAGCCAGAATGCCGTCGCGCGCGCGCAGCATGAAGGCTTCTGCCGGCGAGACGCCCGAAAGCTTCAACGCGAAGTAGGCCTTCACGGAGGCGCTGATTTCTGACGGCCCGCCCGAATAGATCGGCCAGCCGCCGTCCTGTAACTGCGTGGCTTTGAGATAGCGAACCGCTTTTCGTTCGCGCTCCGGATCCGAGACGTTGAGGAATCGGCGGAGCATGAGGTATTCCGACGTGAGCGTCGTGTCCGCCTCGAGTTCGGCGACCCAGAAACCCTCTACCGGATGCTGGCGATCCAGAATCCACCGTTGGCTACGACGAATGGCCTCGTCCACCGCCTCGTGCGAAGCCGCGTGAGCCATCCGCCGCATGGACGTGTCAGGCGGATGCACGGGATGCGGATTGTGTGAGACGATCTTTAGGACGGCCTTCGGCGCATAGGCCTCGACCCTTTCCCGGACTGTGTCGGGAACGGAGGCAAAGAAACGATCCGAAAGCCGCGCAAGTAAGCGCTTCCACTGCTGCATTGGGATCCCTTGGAAATCCTGACGCCGCGGGGCACCCATGGACAGAAACAGCGCCCGCCTTTAGCCGGAACGCAGGCACCCGCCAGGAATTTATTACTTACAGGGCAGGTTTATAACAAAGGCGTTACCGGCAGTCAAGGAATAGCAGGCACAACCCGTTGAAGTGTTTCGGGTTTCGGTCAGTTTACGCAGGCTGAAGGTCGGCGAGCTTGACCGAAATGGTTTTGGATACGCCCGGCTCTTCCATGGTGACCCCGAACAGCGAATCGGCCACCGCCATTGTGCGCTTGTTGTGGGTGATGACGAGAAACTGCGCATCGGCCGCTAGCTCGCGGAGCACGGTCGTGAACCGGCCGATATTTTCCTCGTCCAGCGGCGCATCGATTTCGTCCAGAATGCAGAAGGGTGTGGGCCGGATCAGGAAGCTGGCGAAGATCAGCGCCATGGCGGTCAGTGTCTTCTCGCCGCCCGAGAGCATTGTGAGCCCCTTGAGCCGCTTACCCGGCGGCTGCGCGGCGATGTCCACCCCCTGTTCCTCGTCCTTCGGTTTACCTGTTTCGGGATCGAGTTCCGGCTCGACCATCACCAGTTCAGCCCGGCCGCCCGGGAACAGGCGCCCGAACACTTCCCCGAACTTGGTCTGCAACTGATTGAACGTGTCGTCGAACATCTGTTTCGTGGTGCGGTTGATCTTCACAATGATTTCCTTCAGCGACTGCACGGACTGTGACAGATCAGCTTCCTGCGTCGTGAGAAATTTGTACCGTTCCTCTAGCTCGCGGTGCTCCTCAATCGAGGCCAGATTGATCGGTCCCATTCGTTCCAATCGTGTCCGGATCTTCTGTAACTCCTCGCGGAGCGAAGCCATGGCCGCCGCCTTCTCGTCGTTCGTCGGTGCCGCAGCCTGCTCCGGCTCGCGTCCCTGTGCATCCTCAACAGACACCTGATAGGTGCCGGTCAATGTCCCCTCAACCGTCGCCAACTGTGTGCGGATTTCCGCGCGGCGGACCTCGACGCCCACGCGGGCTTCGCGGCTGGCTGTCAGCGCCTGTCGCGCGACATCAAGCTGCTGTTCAATCTGCCGCGCCACCTGCTGGTCCAGCGCGTGCGTCTCCTGCGCCTTGACCAGGTCCTGCCTCAAGGCCGCCACATGCATGTTCAATTCTTGGAACAAGGCCTCGTGCGTCGCGCGCTCGGAGTGACTAACCGTGATAGACGTGCCCAGCGACGCCAGCTGGTCCTGGAGCGATTGCCGGCGCGCCTGGCCATCCTGCTGCGCCTGTTGCAGCCTCGCCATATCGGTCCGGACATGCTCACAACGGACCCGCACGCCCTCTGCCGCCACACGCGCTTCCGTCAGCATTCGCTGCACAGCCAGATACTCACCTTCCATTGTCTTTAAGATGTTGTCCAGTTCGGCAAGGCTCGCCTCCCGCGCCTCGCGTTCTTTCACGAGCGATGCCATGCGGGCCTGCTCGGCTTCGCCGATTTGCACTTCCAACTGTTGCCGCTGGACAATGAGCACTTCCCGCTCAGACGTTAATTGAGCAATCGAGGCAGCCTGCTGCTCCCTGGCGTGCACCAACTTGGCCTGCTGCTGCTCCAGTTCCTGAATTTCGCGGCGGCGCTGCAACAGCCCGCCGGTGGTGCCGCCGGTCATCACGCCGGCCGCATCCAGCACGTCCCCGTCAAGCGTCACAAAGGTGGGGCCGTCCGGCGCCGTCCAGTTACCGGCTTCCCACAAGGCCACGGCGCGCTCCAAGGATTCCACCACCACAACGCCATCGAACAGAGTGGCGCAGATGTCCTGCGAATGAGTCGTCGCCTTGACGAGCTCAGCGGCCAGCCCCAGCACGCCCACCTGCCCCTTGAGGCCATCCCACCAGGCCTGCGCCCGACCACTCATCGACCAGCGGGGATTGACCGGCACAAACGTTCCGCGTCCAAGCCCTTGCTGTTTCAAGAACGCGATGGCCTGCCGCGCATCAGCGGGCCGCTCCACCATCCACGCGCGTAACCGTTCGCCCAGCGCCGCCTCCATGGCGCGCTCGAATCGCGCAGGCACCTCCAGCCATTCGGCCACGGCATCCTTCACACCGGCGCAGGACTTGCGCAGCGAGGCCACGCTGGCATCGCCCTCACGGCCATAGCCCATCTCCTCGCGCACGACGCTCGACAGCGCCTGCGTCCGCGATTCGACGGAGGCTAGTTGCTCCTGCTGTTTGTGCCGCTGCTGCTCAGCCTCTCGCATCTGCCCGTCGAGCTGGCGCAGGCGCTGTTCGGCTGCGTCCCGCTCCTGCTTTAACTTGACGACACGCTGCTCTGCCTGCTGCCGTTGCGCAAAACAATTTTCGATCCGGGCCTTGGCCTCGCCCGACAGAGCCTTGGGCGCGAGCGACGCGCCCGACAGATCGCCTTCGGGCAGAGCAAGCGACAGCAAGCTGCGGCGCGACTGCTCTGCCTGATCGAGCGTGGCGGCACGACGCTCGGACGCCGCCTGCGCCAGCCGTTCCTGCTCGGCCAGTTTCTCAGTGCCTGCCGATAATTCGGCCTCGGCTCGCGTGAGCCGCTCACGGCAGTCCACCAAATTCGCCGCCGCCCGTTCCCGTTCGGCATCCAACCGGGCAATTTGCTCCTTTGCCTGTTCCCGCTGTTGCTCGAACAGCTCGGCACGGCTCCGTTCGACTTCAACCGTGCGCAGGGCCTGGGCCTGCTGCTGTTCAATTCGACCGACATCCTCCCGACGGCGCATGAGCGCATCGTCGCCGTGCGTTAGGCGAACGCGGACTTCTTCGAGTTGCATCACGAAGCGGCCCTGCTCGGCTGCCTGGGCGGACTCCCGTTCAGCCAGTACGGCGAGCTCGGATTCGACGGCTTGGTTCCGTTCCGTGAGCCCGCGATGTTCGTGAACCAGCAAACGGATCTCCAGCGTCCTCGCCTCGTCCTGCAATACCTGATACTGCTTGGCCTGCCTCGCCTGGCGATCCAGCGCGTTGAGCCGCTGCCTCACCTCCGCGACAATGTCCTTCACGCGGCTGAGATTCTGCGTGGTCGACTCCATCTTGCGGAGCGCCTCAGCCTTTTGCTTTTTGTACCGAACGATGCCGGCCGTCTCCTCGATCAGTTCGCGACGCTGCAACGGCGAGGCGTTGAGAATCTCCTCGATCCGCCCCTGCTCGATGACCGTGTGCCCTTTTGTGCCCGCGATCGTGTCCATCAGCAAGCTGCGGACGTCTTTCAGACGGCAGGGGACTTTATTGATGAGATATTCACTATCGCCGTTGCGATAGAGGCGACGCGCGACCATGATTTCGTGGTAGTTGCCGAATTCGGCTGGTAGTAGCGGCGACTCGCCCGGCTGAGGCTCCGTGAGACCGCTCATCACCAACGCTACTTCCGCCATACCGAGCGGCTTGCGCGTTTCGGTACCGTTGAAGATGACGTCCTCCATCTTCTCGCAGCGCAGGGCGGATTTTGGACTCTGCTCCCCCAGTACCCAGAGGATTGCGTCGACGATATTGCTTTTACCGGTGCCGTTGGGGCCCACAATGGCGGTGACGCCAGTGGGGAAATTGATCCTGGCTTCCGCGAAGGATTTAAACCCGGTCAGCTCCAAGGTCTTGAGATACATGCACTCCTCGTCTGATGTTCGCAGCGATGGCGCGGAGCACAAAAATTTGACGCGTTGTAGCATGGCTTGCGGGCAAAAGCAAAGAGAAAATACAGGATACTGTGGGGAACCTGTGGACGACCTACCAGATGTAGTAGGGGCCCAGCTAGGACTTAGCGAGCGGTTGAATCGAAACCAGTTCCTTGGGAAGCGAAAACTCAACGTCCTCTTCGATCACTGTGAGTTCCTCAAACTCGTTGGCACCATGGCTCTTCAGATAATTCACCACCTCGGTCACCAGCACTTCCGGCGCCGACGCCCCGGCAGAAATCCCGACTGCCTTGGCATGCTTAATCCAGTCCGGATTGATGTCGGAGGAGGCATCGATCAGGTACGACGGAATGCCGTAATTCTCCGCCAGCTCGCGCAGCCGGTTGGAGTTAGAACTGTTGGGCGAACCGATGACAAGAATCACGTCCACCCGCTTAGTCAGCTCCTTCACGGCGTTCTGGCGATTCTGTGTCGCATAGCAAATGTCTTCCTGGTGCGGCCCCTTGATGTGGGCAAACCGGCGATGCAGCGCGCTGACGATGTCCCGACACTCGTCCACGCTGAGCGTGGTTTGCGTCACATAGGACAGCTGTGTCGCATTGCTGACCTGCAATTTGTCAACGTCGGCCACCGACGAAACCAAGTGAAACTTGTCCGGAATCTGCCCCAGTGTCCCAATCACTTCCGGGTGGCCCGCGTGGCCAATTAGAATCAATTCATAGCCCTGGCTGTAGTCCCGGTTCACTTCATTGTGCACCTTAATCACCAGCGGGCAGGTCGCGTCGATCACTTTCAGTCCGCGACGATTGGCTTCCGCCCAAACTTCCTTGGCCACCCCGTGCGCGCTGAAAATCACGATGGCGCCATCCGGCACCTCGCTCAGCTCCTCTACGAACACCGCACCCTTCTGACGCAGGCTGTTGACCACATGGCGGCTGTGCACGATTTCGTGCCGCACATAGATCGGCGCCCCGTAGGCCTTGAGCGACAACTCGACGATGTCGATCGCCCGGTCTACACCGGCGCAGAACCCTCTGGGACTCGCAAGGTAAATCTTCATAGGCTCGTGCTGCGTCCATCTCAGTGAAGCACGGGGTGAGACGGGCGTATCTCGTGAAGCAAGACGCGCAAAAACTGGCGGCTACCTTACGGCAGCGGGGACCATTTCGTCAATCGAATTGATGCGTATTTCAACTCGTTCCTTGACACTTTTCAGCCAGACCGATAGTCTGCCCTCAGGATGGCATCCGCCTCCACCAAAAAAATCCTCATCGTCGAAGACGAGCGGGATATTCTTCAACTCGTCAAACTCTACCTCGAAAAAGAAGGCTACCGCACTCTGACCGCAGCCAATGGCAAGGATGGCCTGGCCACGGCCCTGTCCGATCACCCGGATCTGGTTGTGCTCGATTTGATGCTCCCCGAAATGGACGGACTGGAAGTCTGCAAAAGGTTGCGGGCCGAACCGAAGACCGCCGCCCTGCCCATCCTCATGCTGACAGCCAAGGCGGAGGAATCGGACACGGTCATAGGCCTCGAGCTGGGCGCCGATGATTACGTCACTAAACCCTTTAGCCCCAAAACGCTCGTCTCCCGCGTCAAGGCCCTGTTCCGCCGCGTGGACCGCGCGCACGACGAAGCGCCGACCCGCTCCACTTACGGCTCGCTGGTGCTCGACCGTGCGCGCCACGAAGTCACCGACAAGGGCCGCGAGATCACGCTCACGGCCAAGGAGTTCGGCCTGCTTGATTATCTGCTCCAGCACCCCGGCCGCGTCCTAACCCGCGAGGTCTTGCTCAACGCCGTCTGGGGCTACGAATACTACGGGACCACCCGAACGATCGACGTCCATGTGCGCCGACTCAAGCAAAAGATTCCCCTGCTCGACGAGGCGATCGCCTCGGTCAAATCGCTGGGCTATAAGCTACGGGACCTATGAATGAGGACCTCTGAGCGATGAACGAAACTGCACTCCGAACGTTCTAACTTTAGCGGACACCGTTCATCGTTGCACCAGTTATGACGCTCTCCATCCGCTGGAAAGTCGCCCTCGGCATTCTCCTCGCCCTCACCGTGGGCATGGCCGTGGCGGGCCTGCTGGCCTTCCGCTCGATCGAACAAATGGAACTGGTGCGCGCCAGGGAGGCGTTGACCGCGCGCACCGGCCTCGCGGCCCTCTCACTCCGACCATTCTTGAACGATTTGAAGACGCCTCCCGCCCGGTTACAGGCCATGGCGAAGGACCTCGGCCATCACGCGAGCGCGCGTGTGACGGTCATCGACGACACGGGCCGCGTGCTGGCCGATAGCAGCATGGCGGACGACGCCGTGGCCGGCATCGAAAATCACCGCGCGCGGCCGGAAGTCGCGGAGGCCTTTGCCGCTGGTCACGGTATGCACATTCGTACCAGCGAGACCACCGGACAGCGGCTCTTCTACATGGCCATGAAGATCGAGCGCGACGGATCGCCCATGATCGTCCGGCTTGCCCTGCCGCTGACGGCCCTGGAAAGCCGGGTTGCCGATTTCCAGCGGGCCCTCGCGATCGCTTTCGGCGCAGCCTTTGTCATCGCCGTGCTGGTCGGCGTCCTCATCGCCCGCAGCCTGACGCATCCGCTGCTGGAAATTGCCGGGGTCGCCAGACAGCTCGCGCAGGGCACCTTTGGCCAGCGCATCCAGACCGCCTCCCGCGACGAGGTGGGCCAGTTGGCCGCCACGCTCAACCAGATGGCGGACCGCGTGGACCAGGATTTCGCCGCTCTGCGGCGGCTTGAAAGCATCCGCAAGGACTTCGTCGCTAACGTCTCGCACGAACTGCGCACGCCGCTCACGTCCATTAAAGGCTATGTCGAAGCACTGCTCGACGGCGCCAAGGACAATCCCGAAGAGGCCGCACGATTTCTTCACATCATTCTCAAACAGAGCGACCGGCTGAATCTGATTCTGGAGGATCTGCTGCAGCTCTCGCAGATCGAATCCGGCCGCGTGCAGTTCAAACAGGAACCGGTCTCGCTCCGCGTCATCGCGGAGCGGACGCTGGCCTCGCTCAAACCCCAGGTGGAGCGCAAGGGGCACACGGTTACGATGGTGCTGCCTGCCGACCTGCCGCCAGCCACGGGGGACGAAGGCCGACTGGTGCAGGTGATGATCAACCTGCTCGATAATGCGATTAAATACACACCGGACCGCGGCACGATTCGGATCGATGGCCGCCGCGTAGACGAGGGCTGGATCGAGGTGAGCGTGACCGACACCGGCCTCGGCATTCCCGAGACAGACCGCCCGCGCGTCTTCGAGCGGTTTTACCGGGTGGACAAGGCCCGCTCCCGCGAGCTAGGCGGCACCGGCCTCGGCCTCTCGATCGTGAAGCATATCATTGAAGGGCACGGGGGGCAGGTCTGGGTAGAAGGCAACCCGCCCGCGGGTAGCCGTTTCGTCTTCCGCCTGCCGGTCGCCGCGGGCGCGCCTGCGTCCGCTCAACTGAATTTGGAAATACCGACGTAGAGCAGGCTTGCCATCAGCGCCGCCCCGGGCAGCGTAAAGAGCCAGGCGTACAGAATCCGGCCCGTCACGCCCCACCGCACGGCCGAGAGTCGCTTCACCGCGCCCACGCCCATAACGGAGGACGTGATCGTATGCGTCGTACTGACCGGCAGGCCGATGTGCGCTGTGGCCAACAGGACAGCCGACGCGCCGGTTTCTGCCGCGAAGCCGTGCACCGGCTCCAGCTTAGCGATCCGCATGCCCAGCGTGCGGACGATCCTCCAGCCGCCCGACGCCGTGCCGAGTCCCATCGCCAGCGCGCAGGCCAGCACCACCCAGCCCGGGACCTCCGCCGTCTGAATCTGTCCGGCCGAGAGCAGCGCCAGCGTGATGATGCCCATGGCCTTCTG encodes the following:
- a CDS encoding HAMP domain-containing protein; amino-acid sequence: MTLSIRWKVALGILLALTVGMAVAGLLAFRSIEQMELVRAREALTARTGLAALSLRPFLNDLKTPPARLQAMAKDLGHHASARVTVIDDTGRVLADSSMADDAVAGIENHRARPEVAEAFAAGHGMHIRTSETTGQRLFYMAMKIERDGSPMIVRLALPLTALESRVADFQRALAIAFGAAFVIAVLVGVLIARSLTHPLLEIAGVARQLAQGTFGQRIQTASRDEVGQLAATLNQMADRVDQDFAALRRLESIRKDFVANVSHELRTPLTSIKGYVEALLDGAKDNPEEAARFLHIILKQSDRLNLILEDLLQLSQIESGRVQFKQEPVSLRVIAERTLASLKPQVERKGHTVTMVLPADLPPATGDEGRLVQVMINLLDNAIKYTPDRGTIRIDGRRVDEGWIEVSVTDTGLGIPETDRPRVFERFYRVDKARSRELGGTGLGLSIVKHIIEGHGGQVWVEGNPPAGSRFVFRLPVAAGAPASAQLNLEIPT